Proteins encoded in a region of the Perca fluviatilis chromosome 8, GENO_Pfluv_1.0, whole genome shotgun sequence genome:
- the cnot1 gene encoding CCR4-NOT transcription complex subunit 1 isoform X4 — MNLDSLSLALSQISYLVDNLTKKNYRASQQEIQHIVNRHGPEADRHLLRCLFSHVDFSGDGKSSGKDFHQTQFLIQECVSLISKPNFIATLCYAVDNPLHYQKSLKPSAHLFTQLSKVLKLSKVQEVIFGLALLNSSNADLRGFAAQFIKQKLPDLLRSYVDADLGGNQEGGFQDIAIEVLQLLLSHLLFGQKGASGVGQEQIDAFLKTLCRDFPQERCPVVLAPLLYPEKRDILMDRILPDSGELAKTMMESSLAEFMQEVGYGFCASLDECRNIILQYGVREVTASQVARVLGMMARTHSGLTDGIPLQSISAPGSGIWSDSKDKNDGSQAHTWNVEVLIDVVKEVNPNLNFKEVTYELDHPGFLIRDSKGLHIVVYGIQRGLGMEVFPVDLIYRPWKHAEGQLSFIQHSLMSPEVFSFADYPCHTVAIDILKAPPEDDNREIATWKSLDLVESLLRLSEVGQYEQVKQLFSFPIKHCPDMLVLALLQISTSWHTLRHELISTLMPIFLGNHPNSAIILHYAWHGQGQSPSIRQLIMHSMAEWYMRGEQYDQAKLSRILDVAQDLKSLSMLLNGTPFAFVIDLAALASRREYLKLDKWLTDKIREHGEPFIQACVTFLKRRCPSIMGGLAPDKDQPKSAQLPPETLATMLACLQSCAGSVSQELSETILTMVANCSNVMNKARQPPPGVMPKGRAPSTSSLDAISPVQMDSLSGMGSLNLGGTATSHTQSMQGFPTSLSSAFSNPQSPAKAFPPLSNPNPSTPFGGIGSLSSQLPGMDSGPLGTGIGSGIGSSLGMPTVNTDPFGTRKMSTPGLNPPTFQQTDLSQVWPEANQHFSKEIDDEANSYFQRIYNHPPHPTMSVDEVLEMLQRFKDSTIKREREVFNCMLRNLFEEYRFFPQYPDKELHITACLFGGIIEKGLVTYMALGLALRYVLEALRKPYGSKMYYFGIAALDRFKNRLKDYPQYCQHLASIAHFLQFPHHLQEYIEYGQQSRDPPVKMQGSITTPGSLALAQVQAQAQSQQPGVPKAPQPGQPSTLVTTATTTTTVAKTPTITRPTPSTFKKDVPPSINTTNIDTLLVATDQTERIVEPPENVQEKIAFIFNNLSQSNMTQKVEELKETVKEEFMPWVSQYLVMKRVSIEPNFHGLYSNFLDTLKNPEFVKMVLNETYRNIKVLLTSDKAAANFSDRSLLKNLGHWLGMITLAKNKPILYTDLEVKSLLLEAYVKGQQELLYVVPFVAKVLESSLRSMVFRPQNPWTMAIMNVLAELHQEHDLKLNLKFEIEVLCKNLSLDINDLKPGNLLKDKDKLKSLEEQLSAPKKEAKPPEEMLPVSTTGDFVPFAAPPSTPATTTTTCTTTGPPTPQFSYHDINVYALAGLAPHINITVNIPLLQAHPQLKQCVRQSVERAVQELVHPVVDRSIKIAMTTCEQIIRKDFALDSEESRMRVAAHHMMRNLTAGMAMITCREPLLMSIATNLKNSFAAALRAPTPQQREMMEEAAARIAQDNCELACCFIQKTAVEKAGPEMDKRLATEFELRKHARQEGRRYCDPVVLTYQAERMPEQIRLKVGGVDPKQLAVYEEFARNVPGFLPSNDLSQPTGFLAQPMKQQAWATDDVAQIYDKCMADLEQHLHAIPPALAMNPLTQALRSLLEAVALARNSRDGIAALGLLQKAVEGLLDATSGADADLLLRYRECHLLVLKALQDGRAYGPQWCNKQITRCLIECRDEYKYNVEAVELLIRNHLVNMQQYDLHLAQSMENGLHYMAVAFAMQLVKLLLVDERSVSHVTEADLFHTIETLMRTCAHSRANAPEGHTAEQEQQSLTKTPNETVGCTTTCLPQLMDVVRSNYEAMIDRAHGGPNFMMHSGISQASEYDDPPGLREKAEYLLREWVNLYHSAAAGRDSTKAFSAFVGQMHQQGILKTDDLITRFFRLCTEMCVEISYRAQAEQQHNPAASAAIIRAKCYHNLDAFVRLIALLVKHSGEATNTVTKINLLNKVLGIVVGVLIQDHDVRQTEFQQLPYHRIFIMLLLELNAPEHVLETINFQTLTAFCNTFHILRPTKAPGFVYAWLELISHRIFIARMLAHTPQQKGWPMYAQLLIDLFKYLAPFLRNVELNKPMQILYKGTLRVLLVLLHDFPEFLCDYHYGFCDVIPPNCIQLRNLILSAFPRNMRLPDPFTPNLKVDMLSEINIAPRILTNFTGVMPSQFKKDLDSYLKTRSPVTFLSELRSNLQVSNEPGNRYNIQLINALVLYVGTQAIAHIHNKGSTPSMSTITHSAHMDIFQNLAVDLDTEGRYLFLNAIANQLRYPNSHTHYFSCTMLYLFAEANTEAIQEQITRVLLERLIVNRPHPWGLLITFIELIKNPAFKFWSHDFVHCAPEIEKLFQSVAQCCMGQKQAQQVMEGTGAS, encoded by the exons ACACAGTTTCTGATTCAGGAGTGTGTGTCGCTGATATCAAAGCCAAACTTTATCGCTACTCTGTGTTACGCCGTTGACAATCCCCTGCACTACCAGAAG AGTTTGAAGCCATCGGCCCACTTATTCACTCAACTGAGTAAAGTTCTTAAGCTCAGCAAGGTCCAAGAG GTGATATTTGGACTTGCTTTGCTCAACTCCAGTAACGCAGACCTTCGTGGTTTTG CTGCGCAGTTCATCAAGCAGAAACTTCCAGACCTCCTGCGGTCATACGTTGACGCAGATCTCGGAGGAAATCAGGAAGGTGGCTTCCAAGATATTGCCATAGAGGTCTTGCAATTACTGCTCTCCCATCTACTGTTTGGCCAGAAGGGAGCCAGTGGGGTAGGCCAAGAGCAGATTGACGCCTTCCTCAAGACACTTTGCCGAG ATTTCCCCCAGGAGCGCTGCCCTGTGGTGCTCGCACCACTGCTGTACCCTGAAAAACGGGACATTCTCATGGACAGGATCCTGCCAGACTCGGGGGAGTTAGCTAAGACCATGATGGAGAGTTCTCTTGCAGAATTCATGCAAGAAGTTGGCTATGGCTTCTGTGCTAG TCTTGATGAATGCAGAAACATAATCCTTCAGTATGGGGTGAGGGAGGTCACTGCCAGCCAGGTAGCCAGGGTCCTGGGCATGATGGCTCGCACCCACTCTGGCTTAACTGATGGCATCCCACTACAG TCCATCTCTGCTCCAGGAAGTGGTATCTGGAGCGATAGTAAGGATAAGAACGATGGCTCCCAAGCACACACGTGGAATGTTGAAGTTCTCATCGATGTCGTGAAAGAAGTG AATCCCAACCTGAACTTCAAAGAGGTGACATACGAATTGGACCACCCAGGCTTTCTAATCCGGGACAGTAAAGGCCTGCATATAGTGGTGTATGGCATTCAGAGGGGGTTGGGCATGGAGGTCTTTCCTGTCGATCTCATCTATAGGCCATGGAAACACGCCGAGGGACAG ctgtcattcaTTCAGCACTCCCTCATGAGCCCAGAAGTGTTTTCCTTTGCTGACTACCCTTGCCACACTGTGGCCATAGACATCCTTAAGGCCCCACCAGAGGATGACAACAGGGAGATTGCCACCTG GAAAAGTCTGGACCTGGTGGAGAGCCTGCTTAGGCTGTCTGAGGTGGGCCAGTATGAGCAGGTGAAGCAGCtgttcagctttcctatcaagcACTGCCCAGACATGTTGGTGCTGGCACTGCTGCAGATCTCCACCTCCTGGCACACACTGCGACATGAGCTCATCTCTACCCTGATGCCTATCTTCCTGGGCAACCACCCTAACTCTGCCATTATCCTGCACTACGCCTGGCATGGACAG GGACAGTCTCCCTCCATCCGTCAGCTAATTATGCATTCGATGGCTGAGTGGTACATGAGAGGGGAGCAGTACGACCAGGCCAAGCTGTCTCGCATCCTGGACGTGGCCCAGGACTTGAAG tctcTATCGATGTTGCTGAATGGTACTCCATTTGCCTTTGTAATTGACCTTGCTGCACTTGCCTCTCGCCGTGAATACCTCAAACTTGATAAATGgctgactgacaaaatcagagAGCATGGG gAACCTTTTATCCAGGCGTGTGTGACATTCCTGAAGAGGCGCTGCCCATCCATTATGGGGGGTCTGGCCCCAGACAAGGACCAGCCCAAAAGCGCCCAGCTGCCCCCGGAGACCTTAGCCACCATGctggcctgcctgcagtccTGTGCTGG gaGCGTGTCCCAGGAGCTGTCAGAGACTATCCTTACCATGGTTGCTAACTGCAGCAATGTAATGAATAAAGCCCGACAACCACCACCAGGGGTGATGCCAAAGGGACGTGCTCCCAGCACCAGCAGCCTGGATGCCATCTCTCCTGTACAG ATGGACTCTCTGTCTGGCATGGGTTCCTTGAACCTGGGGGGCACAGCCACCTCCCACACTCAAAGCATGCAAGGTTTCCCAACCTCGCTGAGTTCGGCTTTCAGTAATCCTCAGTCCCCAGCAAAGGCCTTCCCACCACTCTCCAACCCCAACCCCAGCACACCATTTGGTGGCATTGGCAGCCTGTCCTCGCAGCTCCCTGGTATGGACTCTG GTCCTTTGGGCACAGGCATCGGCTCTGGTATTGGTTCTAGTCTGGGGATGCCAACGGTAAACACTGACCCTTTTGGCACCAGGAAGATGAGCACACCAGGCCTGAACCCACCTACCTTTCAGCAGA CTGACCTTTCTCAGGTCTGGCCCGAGGCAAACCAGCACTTTAGTAAGGAGATAGACGACGAAGCAAACAGTTATTTTCAGCGCATCTACAACCATCCACCTCATCCAACTATGTCTGTGGATGAG GTACTGGAAATGCTGCAGAGATTCAAGGATTCAACCATCAAGCGGGAGCGGGAGGTGTTCAATTGCATGCTTCGGAACTTGTTTGAGGAATACCGATTCTTCCCCCAATACCCAGACAAGGAGCTGCACATCACTGCCTGCCTTTTTGGTGGCATTATTGAGAAGGGTCTTGTCACCTACATGGCCCTCGGCTTGGCCCTCAGATATGTTCTTGAAGCCTTAAGAAAACCCTATGGATCCAAAATGTATTACTTTGGAATTGCCGCCCTAGATAGGTTTAAAAACAG ACTAAAGGACTATCCTCAATATTGTCAACACCTGGCTTCAATTGCCCACTTCTTGCAATTCCCCCACCATTTACAAGAG TATATCGAGTATGGCCAACAGTCACGGGACCCTCCGGTGAAGATGCAAGGCTCCATCACCACCCCCGGCAGTCTGGCACTGGCACAAGTCCAAGCACAGGCTCAGTCGCAGCAACCTGGTGTCCCCAAAGCCCCACAGCCAGGTCAGCCCAGCACTCTAGTCACCACAGCCACGACTACAACCACGGTAGCCAAGACCCCTACCATCACCAGACCAACACCCAGCACCTTCAAGAAGGATGTGCCC CCCTCCATAAACACAACCAACATTGACACCCTGCTGGTGGCCACTGACCAAACAGAAAGGATCGTAGAGCCTCCAGAGAATGTCCAGGAGAAGATTGCGTTTATCTTCAACAACCTTTCTCAGTCCAACATGACACAGAAG gttGAGGAGTTGAAAGAAACTGTGAAGGAAGAGTTTATGCCATGGGTGTCTCAGTACCTGGTGATGAAGCGTGTCAGCATTGAGCCCAACTTCCACGGTCTCTACTCCAACTTTCTGGACACTCTCAAGAACCCTGAGTTTGTGAAGATGGTCCTCAATGAGACATACAGGAATATCAAG GTTCTGTTGACTTCTGACAAGGCAGCTGCCAATTTCTCTGATCGCTCCCTGCTGAAGAACCTGGGCCACTGGTTGGGCATGATTACACTGGCCAAAAACAAGCCTATTCTTTACACA GATCTGGAAGTAAAGTCTCTGCTACTGGAAGCCTATGTGAAAGGCCAGCAGGAGCTACTGTACGTGGTTCCCTTTGTGGCCAAAGTTTTGGAGTCCAGTCTACGAAGCATG GTCTTCAGGCCCCAGAACCCCTGGACCATGGCCATCATGAATGTTCTTGCTGAGCTGCATCAAGAACATGATCTCAAG CTGAACTTAAAGTTTGAGATTGAAGTTCTGTGTAAGAACTTGTCTTTGGACATCAACGATCTCAAGCCAGGAAACTTGCTGAAGGACAAAGATAAGCTGAAGAGCCTGGAGGAACAGCTGTCTGCGCCAAAGAAGGAGGCAAAGCCTCCAGAGGAGATGCTGCCAGTGTCTACCACAG GAGACTTTGTTCCATTCGCAGCCCCTCCCTCAACCCCagctaccaccaccaccacttgCACAACCACAGGGCCCCCCACCCCACAGTTCAGTTACCACGACATCAATGTGTATGCCCTGGCAGGTCTGGCTCCACACATCAATATAACTGTCAAC ATCCCTCTGCTACAGGCCCATCCCCAGTTGAAGCAGTGTGTACGGCAGTCAGTCGAGCGAGCTGTTCAGGAGCTGGTGCACCCTGTGGTTGACCGCTCTATCAAAATAGCCATGACAACCTGTGAGCAGATCATCAGGAAGGACTTTGCCCTGGATTCAGAGGAGTCCCGCATGCGTGTGGCTGCCCACCACATGATGAGAAACCTGACTGCTGGCATGGCCATGATCACCTGCCGGGAGCCCCTTCTCATGAGCATCGCCACCAACCTTAAGAACAGCTTTGCTGCTGCACTAAGG GCCCCAACCCCCCAACAGAGGGAAATGATGGAAGAGGCTGCAGCCAGGATTGCTCAAGACAACTGTGAATTGGCTTGCTGCTTCATTCAGAAAACAGCCGTGGAGAAGGCTGGCCCTGAAATGGACAAGAGACTAGCCACG GAGTTTGAACTGAGGAAGCATGCACGGCAAGAGGGACGTCGTTATTGTGATCCTGTTGTTCTGACGTACCAGGCTGAGCGTATGCCTGAGCAGATCAGACTCAAG GTGGGAGGAGTGGACCCGAAGCAACTGGCTGTATATGAGGAGTTTGCCAGGAATGTTCCAGGTTTCTTACCCAGCAATGATCTCTCTCAACCCACTGGCTTCTTGGCTCAGCCCATGAAG CAACAGGCATGGGCCACAGATGATGTGGCTCAGATCTACGATAAGTGCATGGCAGACTTGGAGCAGCATCTTCATGCCATCCCTCCAGCCCTCGCCATGAACCCGCTGACCCAGGCTCTGCGCAGCCTGCTGGAAGCTGTGGCCTTGGCTAGGAACTCCAGGGACGGCATCGCCGCACTTGGCCTTCTACAGAAG GCTGTGGAAGGTCTTCTGGATGCTACTAGTGGTGCTGATGCAGACCTGCTGCTCCGCTACAGGGAGTGCCACCTGCTGGTGCTGAAAGCCCTACAGGATGGACGGGCCTATGGGCCACAGTGGTGCAATAAGCAGATCACCAG GTGTCTGATTGAATGCCGTGATGAGTACAAATATAACGTAGAGGCAGTGGAGCTTCTGATCAGGAACCATCTCGTGAATATGCAGCAGTATGACCTGCACCTGGCACAG TCAATGGAAAACGGACTGCACTACATGGCTGTTGCATTTGCCATGCAATTGGTGAAGCTCCTTCTGGTGGATGAACGCAGTGTCAGCCATGTCACAGAGGCTGACCTCTTCCACACAATTGAAACTTTAATGAGGACCTGTGCACACTCCAGAGCCAACGCACCTGAGGG ACATACAGCAGAACAAGAACAGCAAAGCTTAACAAAGACACCAAATGAGACAGTGGGGTGTACAACAActtg CCTTCCCCAGCTGATGGATGTTGTTCGCTCCAACTATGAGGCCATGATTGACCGGGCCCACGGAGGACCCAACTTCATGATGCACTCTGGGATTTCACAGGCTTCAGAATATGATGATCCCCCAGGCCTGAGGGAGAAGGCCGAGTACCTCCTGAGGGAATGGGTCAACCTGTACCACTCAGCTGCTGCTGGCAGGGATAGCACCAAAGCTTTTTCTGCCTTCGTTGGCCAG ATGCACCAGCAGGGCATCCTGAAGACCGATGACCTGATCACCAGGTTCTTCCGGCTGTGCACAGAAATGTGTGTGGAGATAAGCTATCGGGCACAGGCTGAGCAGCAGCACAACCCAGCAGCCAGTGCAGCCATCATCAGAGCCAAGTGTTACCACAACCTGGATGCTTTTGTTAGGCTCATAGCCCTGCTTGTCAAACACTCTGGAGAGGCCACCAACACAGTGACAAAGATCAACCTCCTCAACAAG GTTCTGGGTATCGTAGTTGGGGTGCTGATTCAGGACCACGATGTCCGTCAGACAGAATTCCAACAGCTGCCATACCACCGCATTTTCATCATGCTGTTGTTGGAGCTCAACGCTCCTGAACATGTTTTGGAGACCATCAACTTCCAGACACTCACCGCCTTCTG CAACACCTTCCACATCCTGAGACCCACCAAAGCACCCGGCTTTGTGTACGCCTGGCTGGAACTGATCTCCCATCGTATCTTCATCGCCAGGATGCTAGCGCACACACCGCAGCAGAAG GGTTGGCCCATGTATGCACAGCTGCTGATTGATCTCTTCAAGTACCTGGCCCCATTCTTGAGGAATGTAGAGCTCAACAAACCTATGCAAATCCTCTACAAG GGCACACTGCGAGTGCTCCTGGTTCTGCTGCATGACTTCCCAGAGTTCCTGTGTGACTACCATTACGGCTTCTGTGATGTTATCCCACCCAACTGCATCCAGCTTCGCAACCTCATCCTCAGTGCCTTTCCACGCAACATGAGGCTCCCTGACCCTTTCACACCCAATCTCAAg GTGGACATGCTGAGTGAGATCAACATCGCGCCCCGTATCCTCACCAACTTTACAGGCGTTATGCCTTCCCAGTTCAAGAAGGACCTGGACTCATACCTGAAGACTCGGTCACCAGTCACCTTCTTGTCTGAGCTGCGCAGCAACCTGCAG GTGTCCAACGAGCCAGGAAACCGCTACAACATCCAGCTGATCAACGCTCTGGTGTTGTATGTCGGCACACAGGCGATCGCTCACATCCACAACAAAGGCAGCACCCCCTCCATGAGCACGATCACCCACTCTGCACACATGGACATCTTCCAGAACCTGGCCGTGGACCTGGACACTGAGG gTCGTTACCTGTTCTTGAACGCCATCGCCAATCAGCTGCGCTACCCCAACAGCCACACTCATTACTTCAGCTGCACCATGCTCTATCTGTTTGCGGAGGCCAACACCGAGGCCATCCAGGAGCAGATCACCAG GGTTCTGTTGGAGAGGCTGATAGTGAACAGGCCTCACCCATGGGGTCTCCTCATCACCTTCATCGAGCTGATCAAGAACCCTGCCTTCAAGTTCTGGAGCCACGACTTTGTGCACTGTGCCCCTGAGATTGAAAA gCTGTTCCAGTCTGTAGCCCAGTGCTGCATGGGACAGAAGCAGGCCCAGCAGGTGATGGAGGGCACTGGTGCCAGCTAG